TGGGTGCATTCTCGCTGGTACGTTTCCGATCCCTGCCGGGAAATTCAAGGGAAATAGGAAGTATATTTCTGGCAATGGCCATTGGGCTGGCAACCGGCGTTGGTTATGTGGGAATTGCAGCCGTATTGTTTGTGATTGTAGCACTTATTCAAATCCTGCTTATGGTTCTTCCGATGATAGGAGAAAATCAGTATGAAAAGGATTTGAAGATTACGATTCCTGAAAATTTGGACTATCAGAATATCTTTGACGATGTATTTGAAACTTACACAATATCGGCAGAGCTCAATAAAGTACGCACCGTCAATATGGGAAGCCTGTATGAACTGCAATACAGAGTTGTACTGAAAGACCAGAGTAAAGAAAAGGCATTTTTAGACGACCTCAGGTGCCGAAACGGAAATTTAAACATATTCTGCGGAAGACCGGCGGTAAACCGTGAGGAATTATAGAGAAAGGATATAACATTATGAGACGAAAATATATAATTTTATTATTATCCATTGTGCTTGCAGGAGGTGTGACGGGATGTGGGGGCACAGCAGGCACCGCTACAGCAAGTACGAGCTCTGCAACAACAGGTTCTTCTGCTCAGTCAGTTGCATCTGCAACGACCGCATCAGCAGTCAAAGCAGCGGAGATTACTTATGACGATAACGATAAAAATGAAGCCTGGAGTGAGAAGGATGCAACAGTGCTTACGCTCTCAGATACTTCCACAGAGATTGATGGATCCGGTGCATCGGAATCGGGGGAATCATTACTATTAAAAGTGCAGGAACTTATATTGTAAGCGGAACTTTGTCGGAAGGCCAGATAGTGGTAGATGCAGCATCTGACGACGTAATTCATCTGATATTGAACGGAGCATCCATCACTTCCTCTGACGGTGCGGTCATAGATGGAAAACAGAGTGCTAAAATAATCATCACGCTTGCAGAAGGAACTGAGAATACAGTTACAGACGGAAGTTCTTACAGCGAGATTGATGAAGATGAGGAACCGGATGCTGCTATCTTCAGTAAAGATGAGATTACCATCAATGGATCCGGTTCACTCACAGTAGAGGGGAACTATAAAAATGGAATCCACGGAAAGGATGGACTGAAAATCATAAACGGAACGATCACTGTCGATGCTGCAAATCATGCGATAAGCGGCAAGGATTATATTGCTGTCAGCGGCGGTACTTTAAACCTTACCTCGGCAGAAGACGCACTTCACTCTGCAACAGATGTCTCCATTACGGAAGGAAAAATCACCATTAATGCCGGAGATGATGCTATTCATGCAGACAGTACGGTTACAATAGACGGAGGCATCATACAGATTGAAAAGAGCAATGAAGGGATTGAAGGAACCGTTGTCACTATAAACAGCGGGGATATATCGGTTATTTCCTCAGATGATGGAATCAACGGATCTAATGGGTTAACGGATGATACGGCAACAGATGAGACAACGGATGATATGTCAGGCAAAGGTGGTATGGGAGGAGCGATGGAGAATGATGAAAGTGTTTTGGTCGTAATTAATGGCGGAAAGCTCTACATCAATGCAGAAGGCGACTCTATAGATTCGAATGGCAGCTTGTCCATCACAGGCGGTGAGATCGGCATTGACGGAACGATTAGCGGTGGAAATGGAATTCTGGATTATAATGGAACCGGAGAGATTACCGGAGGTACCCTGGTAGGAGTGGGAACCTCGGATATGGCACAACTCTTCTCGGACAGCTCCACACAATACAGCTTGATCTATGGCTATGATTCCACCCAGAGTGCGGGAACACAGGTTATTTTAAAAGATTCTTCCGGGAATGAGATTGCTTCAATTACCCCGGCTAAGACATATCAAGCGGTGATTATAAGCAATCCTTCACTCACACAAGGTGAAACATATAGCTTGTATTCAGCTGACACGAAAGTGGCAGATATCACACCTGATTCTGTAAACATTATGACAGGAACGATAAGTGGAGGTCAAGGCGGCATGGGCGGAGGTGCAAATGGCATGGATAGAGGCCAGGGCGGCGGCCCAGGCGGCGCAGACATAGGTCGGAGTGGCACCCTAGGCGGCCCGGATAGTAGCGGCAAAGAAATACAGTAACACGTGGAGTATTTGCAATTTCTACAGAACTGGACAATGTTTTATGATTGTACAACATAGTAGAATGCCTTATAATAAAATAAAAAGCAAGGACAAGGCACAGATAAATATGTTGAATAGGGATAAGATAATAAAAGGTGTAAAAATAGCCTTTGCAGCAGTACTGGCAATT
The window above is part of the Novisyntrophococcus fermenticellae genome. Proteins encoded here:
- a CDS encoding DUF4956 domain-containing protein codes for the protein MLNSILLSADTSAVSVEQFLICTAASLILGVMIALVHCYKNRASKNFLLTLAILPVIVQVVIMIVNGNLGTGVAVMGAFSLVRFRSLPGNSREIGSIFLAMAIGLATGVGYVGIAAVLFVIVALIQILLMVLPMIGENQYEKDLKITIPENLDYQNIFDDVFETYTISAELNKVRTVNMGSLYELQYRVVLKDQSKEKAFLDDLRCRNGNLNIFCGRPAVNREEL
- a CDS encoding carbohydrate-binding domain-containing protein, with product MSEGQIVVDAASDDVIHLILNGASITSSDGAVIDGKQSAKIIITLAEGTENTVTDGSSYSEIDEDEEPDAAIFSKDEITINGSGSLTVEGNYKNGIHGKDGLKIINGTITVDAANHAISGKDYIAVSGGTLNLTSAEDALHSATDVSITEGKITINAGDDAIHADSTVTIDGGIIQIEKSNEGIEGTVVTINSGDISVISSDDGINGSNGLTDDTATDETTDDMSGKGGMGGAMENDESVLVVINGGKLYINAEGDSIDSNGSLSITGGEIGIDGTISGGNGILDYNGTGEITGGTLVGVGTSDMAQLFSDSSTQYSLIYGYDSTQSAGTQVILKDSSGNEIASITPAKTYQAVIISNPSLTQGETYSLYSADTKVADITPDSVNIMTGTISGGQGGMGGGANGMDRGQGGGPGGADIGRSGTLGGPDSSGKEIQ